TTAGCACCGCGGCCCTgcggctgctgggggggggggggcgggccccAGAACACAGGGAGTCGTGAGGGGTTCaagacctgccccctcccccaattctgtccctgccccactgccaggATTGCTGGCCGTTTAGGACAGACCCATCTCACGACAAGTTGCCCCACCGCCCAGAGTGGGGTTTGTTTGAGGGAAAGCCTGGGAGAGTCCCCAGGATGAGAAAACTCCCCCCTTGGCCCATCCCCTGGGTATCGTCCCAGCTGGCACCTCGGCCCTGCCGGGCTCGGGAAGGGCTGTGTTGCAACCTGTGGATTTCACAGCTGCGTGCAGTACACGCCTGTGCAATGCAGGATTGCTGCGtccggcgggcgggggggggatcgGTTTCGCTGCGTGCGCCTTGGAATTCCCATGAGACCCGGCAACCagcgccctccccttcccccgctcccccccgcaCCTGAGCGGCACTCGCTGGCTCCTGGGGCCCTGCCAGCTGGCAAGGGCTGCCAGGAAACGTGCCAAGGCCGTtcagcacagacaccccccctccccgcgctAACGAGTCTTTGGaccctgcccccgctcctccccagagCTTGCCGCGTGCCATTGGGGGCCAAGGGGCAGTCGGCGGGTGCTGACAAGGGGGGGGCTGTGGCGGtttggagtgggggggcaggggtcccctcCAGAGGGCTGGCACGCCCCCCTCCCGCAAAGGGGCCGGGCACTCCTGGCAGGGCGGCTGGGTTTCTAGGAAGACGGGTGTTTTTCCTCCCACTTGTTCCCTCGAGGCCCTTGCCGGCTGCGGCAGCCTCTGGGGTTCCAGCATCGAGGGGGAAGCCCCTGACGGTGCCAGCTGCGGCCGCTTGCCCTGCAGTGAGACGGGGCTGTCAAAGCGCCGAAGCCACCGCTTGGCAAGGCAGGGGCCTCCCCGGGAGAATTCCTTTCTGGCCGGGCGTCagcctggtggggggaggggtacggtgggccgacccccccccccgggttcccCCGATTGTGGGGGGGCCAGTACACGGCAGCAGGTGGCTGAAGGCGAGGCGTGTGGGGCTGGGCCGTGTCTGTCACCGGGCCCTGGGGGGCACGGGAGTGAGGGGGCAGCGCGTGGGGCGGCCGAGCTCTCTGCACCCAGCACGGCTGGACAACGGGCTCCTGCCTGACACTGCTGTGGGCCCCTGGCTCCCCTCTCCTCCGTGTGTCCCCCATGCTCCCCCTCTCGCACCTCTGCTCCCCATGTGCCCCCTCAGCCCCTGTGAGCCCCCTTTCGCCTCAAGCCCCCCAtgtgctccctcccctccctgtacTCCCCCCTCTCGCCCCTCTGCCCCCATGTGCCACCTCAGCCCCTGTGAGCCCCCTTTCGCTTCCAGCCCCCCAtgtgctccctcccctccctgtgctCCCCCCTCTAACCTCTCAGCCCCCtcatcctccccccactccctatgctcccctcagcccccccagctccccctgccccctgtgcTCCCCTCAGACCCccatgctcccctcccctccctgtgctcccctcagccccctccccctgctccctgtgcccccctcagcctccatgctcctcctcccctccctgtgcccccccagccccctcatcctcccccccactccctgtgctCCCATCAGCCCCCCCATGCTCCCTTCCCtgtgctcccctcagcccccccagttccccctgccccctgtgctcccctcagccccccagctccccctgctccctttgcccccctcagccttcatgctccccctcccctccctgtgcccccccagccccctcatcctccccacactccctgtgCTCCCATCAGCCCCCCATGCTCCCTTCCCtgtgctcccctcagccccccccagttcccctgccccctgtgctcccctcagccccccagctccccctgctccctttgcccccctcagcctccatgctccccctcccctccctgttctTCCCCCtctcacccctctgccccccattctccccctcccctccctgtgcccccctcagccccccggctccccccactccctgtgccCCCCTCAACCTCcatgctccccctgctccctgagcccccctcagcccccccagaTGCCCCCACTCCTTGTGCCCCCCTCAGCTACCTCATCCTCCCCCCGCTACCTGTGCCCCTTCAGCCCCCCCGGCTTCCCCCCACTCCATGTGGGCCCCTCAGCCACCTCATCCTCCCCCTGCTACCtgggcccccctcagccccccatgctccccctcccctccctgtgcccccctcaGACCCCTCATCCTCCCCCAGCTTCCTgtgctcctctcagcccccctgctcctcctccccccctgtgcccccctcagccccccatgctccccctcccctccctgtgcccccctcagccccctcatCCTCCCCCCGCTACCtgggcccccctcagccccccatgctccccctcccctccctgtgcccccctcaGACCCCTCATCCTCCCCCAGCTTCCTgtgctcctctcagcccccctgctcctcctccccccctgtgcccccctcagccccccatgctcccccttccctccctgtgcccccctcagccccctcatCCTCCCCCCGCTACCtgtgcccccctcagccccccccccatgctccccctcccctccctgtgcccccctcagccccctcatCCTCCCCCCGCTACCtgtgcccccctcagccccccatgctccccctctcctccctgtgcCCCTCGcatcctcccccgctccctgtgcCACCTCATCCCcttcatcctccccctcccctccctgttcccccttcagcccccccatgcttcccctcccctccctgtgccctcctcagccccctcatcctccccccgcaccctctgcccccctcagccccccatgctccccctcccctccctgtgtcccctcagccccccatgctcccctccctgtgcccccctccgcccccatcctcccctccctgtgccccctcaTCCTCCCTGTGCCTCTCTCTGACCCccattctccccatcccctccctgagccctcaAGCCCCCTCTCGCCCCTCAtatccccatccctctgccccccatgctccccctctctgtgctccctcttttccccccaccccacactgcccctgtgctcccccccatatctcccctccacccagccccacccattcctccccctccctcccaaggccCCCAAGGACCCGGAGTCAGTGCCCGGCCCCGGCCGTGCCCAGGTGCCCGAAGGCCGGTCCCTGGCGCCTCACCTGTCCATGGCTCCAGGGGatcttgccccccccccgccgctccccccccccccagccacagcgGGAGGAAGTGGCTCCTTCCCGGTCTGTCCTCACCCGCCCCCGCGGGCGCTGGCCCCAGGCGCTGTGTTTTCCTCGCCAGGCGGGCGCCCAGGATTCCTGGATTGTGACAGGCCTGGAATgcccggctccccggggggggagtgtccagctccccccccccctgccatgCTAAGCAGGTGTCCTCCCATAGACTGAGTGCTCGgctccccccgccagccccactTGCCTATGGGGGGGGTAGAGCCCTAACCCCCACATCCCCCCATGGTACTGCTAGGTCAGGGGCCCCCCCAGGCATCAGCGGCCCCCACCTGGAGCTGGGGTCCCAGAGCAGCATGAAGGCGGAGCAGcctgtgggggggtgcagggggctgccaggggggGTAACGTCCTGAGCCCCCCTCATCCAGTGCCAGCCACCAGCCCCATGGCTCTCGGATCCCTCTCACCAGGGGAGATGTcatccccccaccgccccagaaccctctgccccctgcccccagggccctgccactttgctgccccccccccagtaaatCCATCCCTTCACCCCTGCCCAAGGGCCACCCCCAGGGCCCTGTCccttcacctccccaccccctctgggcCCCATCCCTTTGCCATTTGCCCCAGGGTCCTGTCCCTTCACCCCCTGAccccctttgccccccaccccctctgggtCCCATCCCTTCGCCCCCCTTCCCGACGGCCCCATCCCtttgcctgccccctccccaggccctgccctttgCCCCCTGCCGTCCATGTTTTTTTCTCATTCCTCCTTGGTTGGAGCGTAGCTCCCCGCTGGTGggatgagcccccccccccccccccccgtcctggcCCCACGCTGGGCAGCGAGCATTGCGAAGGGGGTTACTGTGGGTTGACGTTTGATGCCTTGGGGAGACCTTCACTGaatcagcccagagcccccccctgccgcccccaccTGATCGCTGGGGTCTCAGCCACATCCCGCCCAAATACCAGGGGACACTGCCCAATAGCTGGCTGtgccagggaaactgaggcctgcgagctcagctgggggtgggggtggggggcataaCTGGGTGAGCTGAGAGGGAGCAGGAGGGTCCAGTGCAGGAACccaggaatcaggactcctgggttctctcccagctctgggaggggagtggggtctaagggttagagcagggggggcagggagccaggactcctgggttctctccctggctctgggaggggagcgggggctggtgggttagagcaggggggctgggagccaggactccggggttctatccccagctctgggaggggagcgggggctggtgggttagagcagggggcgggcagggagccaggactcctgggttctatccccagctctggcaggggagcgggggctggtgggttagagcagggggggcagggagccaggactcctgggttctctccctggctctgggaggggagtgggggctggtgggtagagcaggggggctgggagccaggactcctgggttctctcccagctctgtgaggggagtggggtctaagggttagagcaggagggggctgggagccaggactcctgggttctctccctggctctgggaggggagcgggggctggtgggttagagccggggggctggtagccaggactcctgggttctatccccatctctgggaggggagtggggtctggtgggtcagagcggggggagctgggagccaggactccggggtctGGCGCCCGTCGCTGACTCCGGGATGACATACTTCGCAGTAAGAAAATACCTTGGGGTTTgttgggtttggggagggggcgcgAAGGGGGATTTGGGAGCCGCAGGGTGTTGAACAATGGAGGCATCACTCTCTGTGGGGAGCCACAGGGAGCCAAGGAGCTGGTACGATCCGTGGGtcccgctgcccccccacccccccggtatCGCTTCTGCTTTCGCGGGGAGGCAGCGATTTCGCAGTAACCGGCCTCGGGCGGCGATGACATCGCGCTCAGCCGGGGCTGGAGCTGACACCATCCCCGGGGGTGCTACCTGCCGTCCCAGGGGAAACCCCACCTGCCCGTTGAGTCACCTGCAGCCCATAAATACAGCCCGggcccagcccagcgccccaCACACCGACCCACAGGGACACAGGGACATGCAGAACCTCAGGAGTCACTGGCCCAGCGCCCTCCTTTGCTTCCTGGGGCTGCTGGCCGCCTCCCAGGAGAGGGTCCTGCCGGGGACCCCCGGCCCCGACTGGCAGCGTTGCAAGCATTTCTCCAGCCAGGTCAACAAGCTGGCCTGGGACCTCGAGGGCCACATGAGCTTGGTGAGTGGGGCCGGgcagggactgacgggggggggggctcctgggggcCAGAGGGGGGGGCACGGGAGCCCCTGCCGGCTGGAGGCGGATGATGTGGGGGGGCCGAGCCACAgacggccctgccctgcctcacagcctGGGAAGTGCTCAGAGGCCACGGGGATGGGCTTGACCTctgcagggcaggcagagctGAGCCAACTGGGGTCTGGCCGTGGGTCCAGCCCTGTCAGCAGCTCGACGGTCAGCTAGAAAGGGGCTTTCAGCACATGGGCAGCACCAGCGACAGGACACAGGGGGCTGGATGGATGGGTTTCtaggatggacagacagatgggagGAGGGTGAAGATATGGGGTGGGACGGCTGGGGGCGCATGGctagagacagacagatggggggagGCGGACAGGCTGCAGGTGGAACATGTCCAGTGATGGACACACAGACGGGGTGAATGTGGACAGGCTGGGGGGGATGTGTCCAGtgatggacggacagacggagTGTGTGGGGACAGGCTGGAGGGGCGTGAACAGTGTTGGATGGACAGACGGGGTGTGTGTagacaggctgggggaggggggcgtgaACAgtgatggatggacagatggggtGTATGTGgacaggctgggggtgtgtgaacAGTGTCGGACGGacaggcggggtgtgtgtggacaGGCTGGGGGAATGTGTCCAgtgatggatggacagacagggtgtgtggggacaggctgggggaggCGTGAACAGTGACGGACGGACAGACAGGGTGTATGTGgacaggctgggggtgtgtgaacAGTGTCGGACGGacagatggggtgtgtgtggacagGCTGTGAGTGGGACATGTCCAGtgatggacggacagacggggTGTGTGTGGACAGGCTGGGGGGGCGTGAACAgtgatggatggacagacaggggagggggggggcgtgtGGACAGGCTAGGGGAACGTGACCGCTCCAGGAAGCGGTTCCAGAAATTCACAAGGTGTCTAAAAAAACCCAGCGCATGGGACTATCCCGGTTCTGAGCTGGGCCtttcctgggctgggaggcaccagcctgggacaacttggagggcagggggaggggctggtatTGCATCCATCTAGGGGGTGACCCCCCCGAGCCTTGGgcccctggagggaggggggcgagTAGGGGCAGGTACACAGAGGAGTGTGCAGCAGCTGAATGGGAATGAATGGGGGGGCGGAATGGCTGGGGATGGGAGCCATGGGGATGTCTAGGGTGATGGACGGAGGTGGGGAGCAGCTGGAGAGATGGATGGAGATGAGGGGCCAGCTGGGGTGATGAATGGAGGGAGGGTTCGggggggcctggctgcagcaatgGATGGAGGAGGGAAGCTGGGGGGGCTGCAATAAAGGAtggagggggggctgtgggggggagcagctggagagatggatggaggggggctgtgggggggcctggctgcagcgatggatggaggggggctgtggggggagtggCTGTGGCAATGGAtggaggggagctgtgtggggagcggctggccccagccccaggctgaCCCCAAGCTCTGCTGTCCCCAACCAGATGAACCTGGTGGAGGAGAAGCCCAGCGAGGACCTGACCCCCCAGATCCGGTGCAGCGACAACTGCGACCCAGCCAAGCTGGGCTCTGACCAGGTACCAGCCGGAagggccccagggtgggggggatggatgggcaagctgggggcagagggggaagggcggATGGGCGAGCTGGAGGGAGACGGGCGAGCTGGAGGGATGGGGTGAAAGGGCAGATGGGCGAGCTGGAGGGAGACGGGCGAGCtgaagggatgggggggagggcggatgGGCGAGCTGGAGGGATGGGGCGGAAGGGCAGATGGGCGAGCTGGAGGGAGACGGGCGAGCTGGAGGGATGGGGCGGAAGGGTAGATGGGCGAGCTGGAGGGAGACAGGCGAGCTGAAGGGATGGGGGGGAAAGGGCAGATAGgaagcgggggggcagggagggagagagatgtagaAAATAATCATTCAGCCCCCCCTCCAATAACATGCTCAGTGAATGAGGGGgatggcggggcggggggagggctgaTCTCCCCCCATAGCCGggccggggtctcccccagccacGATGCCCCTGGACTCGGGAACAAGCCcctagttgggggtggggagcagcagggatagGGGCTCCCAAAGGAGTGGGagccagagacaccccccccgacACCGCCTcataccccttcccacccccagagCTGCCTGCGCCGGATCCGCAAGGCCCTGCAGCATTACCAGGCGCTGCTGGGCTCCGACGTCTTCGCCGAGCTGGGGGGCCCCGACACCAGCCCCATGGCCACACTACAGGGCGCCCTGGCCCAGCTGACCAGCCTCGTCCAGGTGAGAGGGGCCCCGCGACATGGGATCCACTAgccctggggggggcgggggcccacacggggcaagggggggcagggtgaataacccccccagcagcagccaggggcctctggcagctccagtcagcgcTACTCTAGGGGGGGCCCCTCCAGGCCTTGGTGCTACCAAGCCCCCTGTGCCATCTTCCAAGGCCTAtgccagcctgggggggggggtgttagggcTGGTTCCAGCTCCTGGGTCGAGGGCCACAGCGCCCAGCGTAACCCCACTGTCCTTTCGCCCAGCAGGATGGCAGCTTCGCCGAGGGGTCAGGGACCCCGCCGcagcagagccagccctgggaacgGCCCCTGCTCCGGCGCCGCATCCTCCACCAGCTCCGCTCCTTCTCAGCCGTGATGGCACGGGTCTTCGCCCACAGCGCGGCCACCCACTAGGCTGGGGGGAGCATTTACCCAGGAGCCATGGAGTCGATTCCACTCCAGCCGCGGACGCCCTGTGAAGCCAACCCTGAGCTCCGCCCGCTTCTGGACTCTGATGTTTGGCGTaaaacgccggccccccccaccccgtgtatTTATTGCCCGGTCAGCGGGTTATTTATGCGCAGCCGCTGTCTATTTATGCCCCCGCCGGGTGGCTATTTATGATATTTATCGGCGCCCCAGCCGTCAGGGCCTATTAAAGAGGTTTGATTTGTACAGACCGGCCTACGCCTCGTGCTGTTTGGGGGGTTTATTACACATCTAGGAAGACCTTGGGGCAGCACAAAGAATTGGAAAGTCTTTGGGGGTCAGTCCAGAGCCCAGTGCCGAAGGGTCCGCGGCTTCCAGCAGCCCGCACTTAACAACAGTCCTCGGCCCCCCTCAGTCCTGTCTTCTGTTCCCGGGCAAACCTCAGCCCCTGGTCTTCCTCCTCCTTGGCGCGTTGCTCTCCAGCTGGTCGCACCGGGCTGGCTTCCTGCAGAGGGTCGGCCGACCAGGGGCAATAGTTGCTAGGATCCAAATGCCCAGGCCGTTGTCTTCTGGGCCTCTCCGGGGCaaggggcccaggccccagccagcctggcatTGTCAGTCACACCTGGGTCGCTGCACGGAGTAAACGAGGTGTGGGGACGGGGGAGGTTTACTATGCagcacctggggaaactgaggcacacacagtcatcatacaaaatattatgaaaaattccCAGCCACGTGACTGGCACcacgtggggtgggggagctgggggttgcACCCTTGGGCCACCAAGCTCAGGACAGGATCATCTCAGAGACcaacacccagccccccaccccagcctccctgCAGATGGGTCAGGGCCTCTCCAAGGACAGTGCCGGGGGCAGGGGTTTCTGCCTGTTGGCAGGCAGCAGGGGCATCGtcctccctgctcagcccccccccacttcagGAGGAGGCAGTGTGGTTGAGGGGCAGGGGGGACATGGATGGACTGAGGGGCAAGACGCCTGGGGTCTGCTCCCAGCTTTGACACCCTGGGAAGCCTCAAGCCAGTCCCAGCCCCTAGTGCacccccggggggtggggggtgggctgcCTGgtaacacacccctccccccaggctcagccctccctgctcctccccacatccaggcccctccccccaccctggaaccagcccagcctgggggccTCAGGCCCCGGCAGCCAGccagggccctgctcctggctTGGGGGGGAGCAGAATTCTGCTTCGGcgaagggccaggggctcccctcCAGAGGGGGggaaccccccagctctgcaaccTTGGGGGGGGCAGGAATAGTAGGAGAGGGTGTGGTGCCCTCTGGTGGCCATCCAGAGCACAACAGCCCCTGGCAGCTGGAGGGTGCAGCCCACACAGGGCCCCCCAAGggtgttcacccacgaaagctcatgctccaatacgtctgttagtctataaggtgccacaggactttttacagacccagactaacagggctacccctctgatacttgacaagggGGATAGACAGTTCgggggatcccccccccccccatcagcaccacagcaagctggggcggggcaggTTTATTTACAAGAGAAAGAGTTCGTCTCACCCCTGGGGggagccacctgcacccccaacACTAAGGCCAGAACCCCCCTAGCCAGGAAGGCCTGAGAACCACAGCCCCCCTAGGCCAATGGGAGGCCCCGGGGCCTAGCCGgaaggcaggggaagggcagagccagggccaCCCCCCAATAaacaggggtggggaaaaggcCCTGGCCTCCAAGCCCCCCAGCGAGGGGAGATGCTGTCACTGGAAGTCCTTGGAGTCGACCTGGAGCGGGGTGAGGTCGTTGGCCCCCAGGAACAAGGCGTTGGCAGGCAGCCCCGGCGGGGGCATGTCGTCCGGCGGGGGCAGGTAGGGGTCCCCGCCTCGGAGCACGTTGGAGCCTGCAAGAGAAGGGGAACCGGGCtcaggggagctgagggggggggcgcagggcctGGGGAAAAGGAACACAACCGGGGCTGCgacagtgggggctgcaggtcgggagtgaggggcactggcagagctgggatgagggggttggCCTCTTTACTCCCCGCACCCTCTTGGTGCCAAGCGCCCTCTCCCCCTAggccccgtccccgtcccccagGGCAGGAATTGGACTCACCAGCCCGATCAAACCTCATCTGGTCCAGTTCTTGCTCCAGCGCCTCCAGCACCTCTTGAGTACTGGCCCCCGGCTCCAGCGCCTCCAGCCCATTGGCCCCCGGCTCCAGCGCCCGCTCCAGCCCATTGGGTCCCGGCTCCAGCGCCGGCTCCAGCCCATTGGGTCCCAGCTCCAGCATCTGCTCCAGTCCATaggcccccagccccagtgcctccaggtgattggctgccagcccctcagctgcagggggcaccgcCCCCATGTCCTCCGGGAGCCATGGTTCATGGGGCTGCCTAGGAAGAGAGGGGGCCTGGCTTAGCGGGtgtgcagcgggggagggggtgctctCAGGAACGGGGAACCCCACCCAGGCCCCAAGCCCagctggagcggggaggggaTTCGAAGGGCTGCGTAGCCCCGActagggatgggaggggagggggtgtcgcTGGGAGTCCCCCGGGGGCAGcccggccagggagaggggctgggcccttggatggggtgggggagaaatcagGTATTTCCTctgaagggctggggcagcacgCAGGGACCCCGGCGTCCGGCTCCCTCACCTGGAGGACACTCTGATCAGGCGCCGGTTCAGGTACTTCCTCTGCTCCAGCAGGtccactggggggaaggggaataacAGAGGGGTCAGAGAGAGGGGAGCCAAGGCgagaacccctcccctcccccgtgagaccctccccccaccaaaccaGCCGGGCAGCAATTCTCACCTCGGCCGCACATAGAGTAACGGAGTGTTgtaccagggctgggaggagtgaggggcaccggcacagctgtggggcggggggagcccagggctgtggggcgggagtgaggggcaccggcagagctggggggagcccagggctgggctagcaggggctgcgggtcgggagtgaggggcacaggcagggctgtgcggagggagcccagggctgggctagcagggggctgtgggtcgggagtgaggggcactggcagagctggggttggggagcccagggctgggttggaagggggctgcgggtcaggactgaggggccctggcagagccggggaaggggggagcccagggctgggctagcaggggctgcggggggagGCGAGCGGCAGTACCTTCCCTCCTCTCGGTGTAGTACTTCCCAAAGGCCTCGTCCCGGGGCGTGCCGGGGTACAGGAACTTGAGGGGGTTCTCGGGGATGTTCTCGGCGGCCACCAGCTGGTAGTCGTGGATGATGTCAGGCAGCGGCAGCGACGTCAGCTCCGTCTTGGTGTAGGGCTCCACGGAACGGACCTTGGGCTGACCTGGGAGGGGGAGTCGGgcacagcggggggaggggggtcactgCCAGGCAGAGCCCCAGAGATGGGACAGGCTGCACCAAGATCTCCCAGCGCtgggaggagaacccaggagtccgggttcACAATGTCCCATTCCAACCATTAGGGAACACTGGCCCCGCCCCACGATAAATGGCACCCAgtgagcccggactcctgggttctcttccccagCGCAAGCGCCTGGCTCCGgacctggggagcaggggggggccgcgccctggggcagaccCACCTTTCTCCCCGGGCTCCACCCAGCTGCAGGTAATGCCGCCCTCGCGGCTGCTCTCGCTGAAACGCAGCAGGAAGGTGCCCATCTGCTTCCTCTTCAGCAGCTGCCGCTCCCGCCTGCGGCTCACGAAGCCCATGATGTGCCTggaggggagcggagcggagcctgGGTCAGCGGCCGGCTGGGCCCCCCGGAGGAGCCCCCCAGCGCCCCATCCCCACCACGCTCAGCACCCGGGATCCTCACTCCTCCGGGGCTGCACGGCCCCTGTCCCctttagctgggggggggggcagctgctcCCCTAAATCCTCCTCCACCCCATAATGGGCTGAGCTGGGCCCGGTTCAGGGTCCGGGGAAAGCCAGTGGGGGGAGCAGCTGCAGTTCTGGGTCTGACCACACGGGGGAGCAGGCACCCCATGCGCTGCTCAGATCAGCGCCCCGCCCAGCCCCTACCCGTCCTTCCAGAGCTGGCCCAGGTGGTCTCGGATCAAGCCCAGGATCCCGTCCAGCCAGGTCCAGAAGGAGAAGACGGGCGGGTTGTCCTGCAGCAAAGAGGAGGCGAGAGGCTGAGGGGGGgttacggggggagggggaaggggacagtCACACTCAGCAGCCACCTACCTTGGCGAACTTGGCCCAGGTCAGAGTGCTGGCGGGGGTGGCTTCTGGCCCTTTAAGATGGGGGCAGGAAAGAGAAAATTGCAGGGTGAATTAACGCAGCTTCTCTGGCGTCCTCATCCCCAGActcagcactgacccccccccccggcagggaCCATTGCTGTGACTGGGGGAGCGCCCTGTAACCCCCACATTCTGCGGGGATAGTGGCAGGTGTCGGGACAGGGTTACCAGCTGCTGAAAGCCTCTGTTCTAGTTCCGTGTGTGTATCATCAGGCAGAGGAAATCATCAGAAGTGCGTTGTAGGGTTGTGGGGCTGGGAAGCGCCCAGAGACCAGCTCTCCAGAGACAACGACAAGGGGGAGAACCgatgccgggggtggggggaggggggctgaacgGACGTCGTCCAGCAGAGAAATTACACACCAGGGTAGCGTGTCACCTTGTGACTCAACAACACCCCCCAGACTTGCGTTCGCCGAGCACCGGGACTGAGGGGATAAAACAGAACTCGGGGGCCCCACGCTGggtctttctcctgcccccacctgtgCTGCCAGCAACAAGGACG
The genomic region above belongs to Malaclemys terrapin pileata isolate rMalTer1 chromosome 23, rMalTer1.hap1, whole genome shotgun sequence and contains:
- the IL23A gene encoding interleukin-23 subunit alpha — protein: MSLMNLVEEKPSEDLTPQIRCSDNCDPAKLGSDQSCLRRIRKALQHYQALLGSDVFAELGGPDTSPMATLQGALAQLTSLVQDGSFAEGSGTPPQQSQPWERPLLRRRILHQLRSFSAVMARVFAHSAATH